One genomic region from Amia ocellicauda isolate fAmiCal2 chromosome 4, fAmiCal2.hap1, whole genome shotgun sequence encodes:
- the ehf gene encoding ETS homologous factor isoform X1, which produces MVRHNSSIMSIPSIASIESQLPAAWSPHYTSTDVSTTVPGYPGRLLQQEIHPQFWSKFQVWEWLQQTLDVNQIDATSIPFQNFDIDGRQLCTMSYQDFTRAAGSVGPLLFQSLTDIKWNGQYGSELFAPLDVKTEVDEFSCSILPFKEESCYYNCSNADFFDIKTPFQPSIAITTVPSSPEAKRQHSRPQSAQVKKHNPRGTHLWEFIRDILLNPERNPGLIKWEDRSEGVFRFLKSEAVAQLWGKKKNNSSMTYEKLSRAMRYYYKREILERVDGRRLVYKFGRNARGWKESEK; this is translated from the exons ATGGTCCGACACAACAGCAGTATAATGAGCATTCCATCAATTGCAAGTATAGAGAGCCAGTTGCCTGCTGCTTGGAGCCCACACTACACCAGCACAGATG TGTCCACTACAGTCCCAGGTTACCCTGGCCGACTGTTGCAGCAGGAGATCCACCCTCAGTTCTGGTCCAAGTTCCAAGTGTGGGAGTGGTTGCAGCAGACACTGGATGTGAACCAAATAGATGCCACAAGCATTCCTTTCCAGAACTTTGATATTGATGGCAGGCAGTTGTGTACCATGAGTTATCAGGATTTCACCAGGGCCGCGGGCAGTGTGGGCCCACTGCTCTTCCAGAGTCTCACAGACATCAAGTGGAATG GTCAGTATGGCAGTGAGCTCTTTGCACCGCTGGACGTTAAGACAGAAGTTGATG AGTTTTCATGTTCCATCCTCCCATTCAAGGAGGAGAGTTGCTACTACAACTGTTCAAATGCag ATTTTTTTGACATCAAGACACCCTTTCAGCCTTCAATTGCTATAACAACAGTTCCTTCTAGTCCAG AGGCTAAGAGGCAGCACAGTCGACCTCAGTCTGCACAGGTGAAAAAACACA ATCCTCGAGGGACACACCTGTGGGAGTTCATCAGAGATATCTTGTTGAATCCAGAGAGAAATCCTGGTCTGATTAAGTGGGAGGACAGGTCTGAGGGTGTGTTCCGCTTCCTCAAATCAGAAGCTGTGGCCCAGCTCTGgggcaagaaaaaaaacaacagcagcatgACCTATGAGAAACTGAGTCGTGCTATGAG ATACTATTATAAACGGGAGATCTTAGAACGTGTGGATGGAAGGAGACTTGTCTAcaaatttgggagaaatgccCGGGGCTGGAAGGAATCAGAAAAGTGA
- the ehf gene encoding ETS homologous factor isoform X2, with the protein MVRHNSSIMSIPSIASIESQLPAAWSPHYTSTDVSTTVPGYPGRLLQQEIHPQFWSKFQVWEWLQQTLDVNQIDATSIPFQNFDIDGRQLCTMSYQDFTRAAGSVGPLLFQSLTDIKWNEFSCSILPFKEESCYYNCSNADFFDIKTPFQPSIAITTVPSSPEAKRQHSRPQSAQVKKHNPRGTHLWEFIRDILLNPERNPGLIKWEDRSEGVFRFLKSEAVAQLWGKKKNNSSMTYEKLSRAMRYYYKREILERVDGRRLVYKFGRNARGWKESEK; encoded by the exons ATGGTCCGACACAACAGCAGTATAATGAGCATTCCATCAATTGCAAGTATAGAGAGCCAGTTGCCTGCTGCTTGGAGCCCACACTACACCAGCACAGATG TGTCCACTACAGTCCCAGGTTACCCTGGCCGACTGTTGCAGCAGGAGATCCACCCTCAGTTCTGGTCCAAGTTCCAAGTGTGGGAGTGGTTGCAGCAGACACTGGATGTGAACCAAATAGATGCCACAAGCATTCCTTTCCAGAACTTTGATATTGATGGCAGGCAGTTGTGTACCATGAGTTATCAGGATTTCACCAGGGCCGCGGGCAGTGTGGGCCCACTGCTCTTCCAGAGTCTCACAGACATCAAGTGGAATG AGTTTTCATGTTCCATCCTCCCATTCAAGGAGGAGAGTTGCTACTACAACTGTTCAAATGCag ATTTTTTTGACATCAAGACACCCTTTCAGCCTTCAATTGCTATAACAACAGTTCCTTCTAGTCCAG AGGCTAAGAGGCAGCACAGTCGACCTCAGTCTGCACAGGTGAAAAAACACA ATCCTCGAGGGACACACCTGTGGGAGTTCATCAGAGATATCTTGTTGAATCCAGAGAGAAATCCTGGTCTGATTAAGTGGGAGGACAGGTCTGAGGGTGTGTTCCGCTTCCTCAAATCAGAAGCTGTGGCCCAGCTCTGgggcaagaaaaaaaacaacagcagcatgACCTATGAGAAACTGAGTCGTGCTATGAG ATACTATTATAAACGGGAGATCTTAGAACGTGTGGATGGAAGGAGACTTGTCTAcaaatttgggagaaatgccCGGGGCTGGAAGGAATCAGAAAAGTGA